Proteins from a single region of Mucilaginibacter daejeonensis:
- a CDS encoding PD-(D/E)XK motif protein: MMMTVAALEPVWPELLHSGSSEFEFRRIDSICIPELNIGVNGKLHRCLILELPKGTLGSWPTVIRDNLSLCWYPDTAYIVVELLDASYNDLFNDLIISIYRQVSGLSRADEYINGLIRIFNKWSGFFDSRQTGRMQPETLRGLIGELIILRNLIGPAAPDAVNSILASWRGPYDEVRDFITDGLDTEVKTTDGNSDIRISSEFQLQTETGKELHLAVVVMEPDLTVGISLKSLVNEIRVLSDTLLADPSLLPDALFQKGLTFRNLSDYDNFRFRIRRIIRYDCLQDGFPALLRNDLPLAVYQVTYRLRLSLLSSFIIQTTEM; the protein is encoded by the coding sequence ATGATGATGACAGTTGCCGCACTTGAACCAGTATGGCCTGAACTCCTTCATTCTGGTAGTTCAGAATTTGAGTTTAGGAGAATAGATAGCATCTGTATTCCCGAATTAAATATCGGAGTGAATGGTAAACTGCATCGTTGTCTGATCCTTGAATTGCCTAAGGGAACGCTTGGCAGCTGGCCGACAGTCATCAGAGACAATCTCAGCCTTTGCTGGTATCCTGACACCGCCTACATTGTTGTTGAGCTGCTTGATGCAAGCTATAATGATCTTTTTAACGACCTTATAATTTCTATCTACCGGCAGGTTTCCGGACTGTCCCGCGCAGATGAATATATTAATGGCCTGATCCGGATCTTTAATAAATGGAGCGGTTTTTTCGACTCACGACAAACCGGACGAATGCAACCTGAAACACTCCGAGGACTAATCGGAGAACTTATCATCCTGAGAAATCTGATTGGGCCAGCAGCTCCTGATGCGGTTAACAGTATTTTGGCGTCATGGAGAGGACCTTACGATGAGGTAAGGGATTTTATTACAGATGGCCTGGATACTGAGGTAAAGACAACGGATGGCAATTCGGATATACGTATTTCCAGCGAATTTCAATTGCAAACTGAAACAGGTAAAGAACTGCATCTTGCAGTGGTAGTAATGGAACCAGACCTGACCGTTGGGATTTCATTAAAAAGCCTGGTCAACGAGATTCGGGTATTGTCTGATACTTTGCTCGCTGATCCGTCTTTATTACCTGATGCTTTATTTCAAAAGGGGTTAACCTTCAGGAATTTATCCGACTATGATAATTTCCGGTTCCGCATCCGGAGGATTATTCGTTATGACTGTTTGCAGGATGGCTTTCCTGCTCTTTTAAGAAATGACCTTCCACTGGCAGTATATCAGGTTACCTACCGGTTACGCCTCTCCCTGCTCAGTAGTTTTATCATTCAAACAACGGAAATGTAA
- a CDS encoding AIPR family protein, whose translation MEIDEYLIYRKELLAESADNDGFVQQNLFLSEVLPLMADARLIDSEECNDAYYTYPQDNLKINGYLVNESGERLQLFLVDESSIDLNATNENLKISTKVHYDTQFKRALRFVSQAVKGHLTEELQLSSPVRALATQLASGAGADQFDVIEIFLISATATVDNRGSFPQPRRLEFEDEKLSITFSHKRERTSKELLVLKSLIDLNFLYNVVISQGSREPLVIDFEKTFGYRVEALEAASEDNFESYLCVLPAIVLADLYKRYSSRLLEKNVRSFLQFKGANAGIRETIRKNPEKFIAYNNGITVTATHMDRITENGRIYIRSLRDFQIVNGGQTTASIFFTRKDGFSVDKVRVMAKINVARDVPENKLDELISNISKFSNSQSKVSSVDLDSRNPQLTRIKALSESIITPTGKRWFFEKAKGEFNTKLRIAGNNRNRIERDYPRDMRFSKEQLGKYFTSWGDQPYVVKKGGDKVFRYFIDAISGEDTLNKPEIDRAFYEMLIARVILFKSFENIYGQGKNSIGQIRSAVVPYSISVIYRYTDGQKGGRLFDLAKLWLREGIEEDLSEFARQLMELMNDLIRKYAASDDLGEYSKRKELWEGIRESTELSSFMNTQFATEILDKFTVPRGVAKEKAGKRNKTKEVDFGLLNANVTIFSRTADFYQKLGLKLADKITTAQRKKVDHIAHCIASKKDILPEYVEFEKELIRNVRTSWPDVLNSIDIPQQDHWMIAFYGIVSLYNRCVSEKLDVSSEFQKQRELAKVRGHKYYSVYDEIGKTLAGGQPPSIKFLENVNYFSQSVHKQ comes from the coding sequence ATGGAAATTGACGAATATCTGATCTACCGTAAAGAACTGCTTGCTGAATCGGCAGATAACGACGGTTTTGTACAGCAAAATCTTTTTCTTTCCGAAGTGTTGCCTTTGATGGCAGATGCCCGTTTGATCGATTCAGAAGAATGTAATGATGCCTATTATACCTATCCGCAGGACAACCTGAAAATTAACGGTTACCTGGTAAACGAATCAGGCGAACGCCTTCAGCTTTTTCTGGTAGATGAATCGTCGATTGACCTGAACGCTACAAACGAGAATTTAAAAATATCCACAAAGGTGCACTATGATACTCAGTTCAAGCGTGCGCTCCGTTTTGTTTCACAAGCGGTGAAAGGTCACCTGACCGAAGAGCTGCAATTATCAAGCCCTGTACGTGCGCTGGCTACACAACTTGCATCAGGTGCCGGTGCAGACCAGTTCGATGTAATCGAGATATTTCTTATTTCAGCGACAGCAACTGTTGACAACCGCGGCTCGTTTCCACAGCCGCGCCGTCTTGAGTTCGAAGATGAGAAACTCAGCATCACGTTTAGTCACAAGCGTGAACGTACATCTAAAGAGTTATTGGTACTCAAAAGTCTTATTGACCTGAATTTTTTATACAACGTAGTCATCTCACAGGGCAGTCGGGAGCCACTGGTTATTGATTTTGAAAAAACATTCGGCTACCGTGTTGAAGCACTGGAGGCAGCAAGTGAGGATAATTTCGAGTCATACCTTTGTGTGCTGCCCGCAATTGTGCTTGCTGATCTTTATAAACGGTACAGTTCCCGCCTGTTGGAGAAGAACGTTCGGTCATTTTTGCAGTTCAAGGGTGCAAATGCAGGCATCCGGGAAACTATTCGTAAAAATCCTGAAAAATTCATTGCTTACAATAATGGTATCACGGTAACCGCGACGCATATGGACCGGATTACAGAAAATGGGCGGATTTATATCCGGTCGCTGCGTGATTTTCAGATTGTCAATGGTGGCCAGACGACCGCAAGTATCTTTTTTACACGGAAGGACGGATTTTCTGTGGATAAGGTGCGTGTGATGGCAAAAATTAATGTTGCACGGGATGTCCCGGAAAATAAACTGGACGAACTTATATCAAACATCAGTAAATTTTCTAACTCACAATCCAAAGTATCTTCCGTCGATCTTGATTCAAGAAACCCTCAGCTTACCCGTATCAAAGCACTATCAGAGAGTATTATTACTCCGACCGGTAAACGCTGGTTTTTTGAAAAGGCCAAAGGGGAATTCAACACTAAACTACGTATCGCCGGCAATAATCGAAATCGCATCGAACGCGATTACCCGCGTGACATGCGTTTTTCTAAAGAACAATTAGGAAAATACTTCACTTCATGGGGAGACCAGCCTTATGTAGTTAAGAAGGGTGGTGACAAAGTATTCCGCTACTTTATTGATGCCATTTCAGGTGAGGATACCCTTAATAAACCTGAAATTGACAGGGCTTTTTATGAAATGCTGATTGCCAGGGTCATTCTGTTTAAAAGTTTCGAAAATATTTACGGGCAGGGGAAAAATTCAATTGGTCAGATCAGGTCTGCGGTGGTGCCATATTCAATTTCAGTAATTTACCGATACACTGACGGACAAAAGGGAGGCAGATTATTTGACCTCGCCAAGTTGTGGCTCAGGGAGGGGATTGAGGAAGATCTGTCTGAGTTTGCACGCCAGCTCATGGAGTTGATGAATGACCTGATCCGTAAATATGCTGCCAGCGATGACTTGGGCGAATACTCAAAGCGGAAGGAATTATGGGAAGGCATCAGGGAGAGTACTGAACTGAGTTCTTTTATGAACACGCAGTTTGCTACAGAGATTTTAGATAAATTTACTGTACCGAGGGGTGTTGCAAAAGAAAAGGCTGGAAAGAGAAATAAGACTAAAGAAGTCGATTTCGGATTGCTGAACGCCAATGTCACCATCTTTAGCAGAACAGCGGATTTTTACCAGAAGCTTGGGTTAAAGCTGGCTGACAAGATAACCACCGCACAACGAAAGAAGGTAGATCATATAGCTCATTGTATCGCCAGTAAAAAGGATATACTTCCTGAATATGTCGAGTTTGAAAAAGAACTTATCCGCAACGTCCGGACATCATGGCCGGATGTTTTGAATAGCATCGATATTCCGCAGCAGGACCACTGGATGATTGCATTCTACGGTATAGTTTCCCTGTACAACCGTTGTGTGTCAGAGAAGCTTGATGTATCTTCGGAATTTCAGAAGCAGCGCGAGCTGGCTAAAGTACGGGGACATAAATACTATTCAGTTTATGATGAAATAGGTAAAACGTTGGCCGGTGGCCAGCCACCCTCCATTAAATTTTTAGAAAACGTTAACTATTTTTCTCAGTCGGTACACAAGCAATAA